The window ACCAGCGTGTTCGCTCCTGAAAAAGAGGGCGATGATCCTGTGAACGTCAAAGCCAACCAGATGGCTTTCGATGTGGACACCAACATCTCCACCTCCACAGGCAAGGTGAGCCTGGTGACCGGACGCCAGACCGGAACCAGCGACAAACTGGTCTTCGATGAGAAGAAAGAACTGGGCATCCTGACCGGCAGCGTGCAACTGATCAAAAACCCCAAAGACAGCAAGGACAACAAGCTGACCATCACAGGCACCGAAGCACGCGTGCTGACCAACGAGAAGAAGAAACTGCTGCTGGTCAAAGGCACCGTGAAGCTCGTGGACGGGGACATCACCACCACCGGTAACACCGTGTACTACGATGACAAGGCCAACCGCGCCATCGTGATCGGGTCTCCAGCCAAGAGCTACAACGCGAAAAACAAAACCACCATCTCCGGTGGTACGCTGGAACAGAACACCGACAAGAACACCGTGCGCCTCTTCAAAGGCAACGTCGAGTTCTCCGAGACCCAGTTTAAGTAAGCCATCTCGCATTCAGAATTCCTGAAAACCAGAAGCATGGAAGTGACGTGAAATGAAACCCATCCACCGCCTCACCTCCCTGCTTCTTTTTGTTGTCGGTGCAGCCGTTTTCGC of the Deinococcus cellulosilyticus NBRC 106333 = KACC 11606 genome contains:
- a CDS encoding LptA/OstA family protein; translation: MKRVWMAVALLGVSALAADSKEQRLLKFASDTYKGDVRNGPYTFTGTEKEPVQAQVSNLKISSLSAVFSAPAGKAMTEAAGSRTAEFTNTVKVNRGRLSAEGPSLTYSEETGVGTLKGPATSVFAPEKEGDDPVNVKANQMAFDVDTNISTSTGKVSLVTGRQTGTSDKLVFDEKKELGILTGSVQLIKNPKDSKDNKLTITGTEARVLTNEKKKLLLVKGTVKLVDGDITTTGNTVYYDDKANRAIVIGSPAKSYNAKNKTTISGGTLEQNTDKNTVRLFKGNVEFSETQFK